The genome window CCGCCGCGCCCGATGCCCTCTTGGCTCTCGACGCCGCCGTGGCTGCCCAGCAGCGATGGGCGCAGGTGCCTCCGCGAGAGAAATCTCGCCTGCTCAGCGAGGTTTTCCAGGGTATAGAAGAACGCAGCGAGGACTTCGCTCGTACCATGACGCTGGAGATGGGCAAGCCCCTGGCGGAATCGCGCGGGGAGGTGGCCTATGGCAACGAGTATTTCCGCTGGTTTGCGGAGGAGGCGGTGCGCTGGCCCGGGCGTTTCCAGCATGCTCCCTCGGGTAGCGGATCGATCCTGGTCACTCGGGCATCCGTAGGCCCGGTGCTGGCCATTACCCCGTGGAACTTTCCGCTGGCTATGGCCACGAGGAAGATCGCCCCGGCCCTGGCTGCCGGGTGCCCCATCATCCTCAAACCGGCCAAGGAAACCCCTTTGACCATGCTCTTATTGGGGCAGGTGCTCAGCGAGGTCCTGCCCGAGGACTGCTCCGGCCTGGTATCCATCCTGCCCACCACGGATTCCTCCGGGGTGGCCTCCGCGCTCATGGCGGATAAGCGCCTGCGCAAGATCACCTTTACCGGTTCCACGGGGGTGGGCAAGCACCTGGTCAAGCAGTCCGCGGAGAATCTGCTGCGCACCTCGATGGAGTTAGGGGGCAACGCCGCCTTTGTCGTGGCGGAGGACGCGGACATGGATATGGCTATCGACGCCGCTATGCAGGCCAAGATGCGCAACGGCGGGGAGGCATGCATCGCGGCCAATCGCTTCCTGGTACACGAGGAGATTGCCGAGGAGTTTAGCCGCAGGCTGAGCACCAGAATGGCGGCTATACGCTGCGGAAATGGCCTCGAAAAGGGCGTGGGATTGGGGCCCATGATTAGCCGCGAACAGCGCGATAAGGTGGCGGAGCTGGTCCAAGAGGCCGTGGCGGAGGGGGCCACCCTTACTACCGGTGGGGAGATTCCCGATCGACCGGGGTGGTTTTATCCGGCCACCGTGCTCGTGAACATTCCCGAGGGGGCTCGGATCCTCCGCGAGGAGATCTTTGGGCCGGTGGCCACGGTGAGTACCTTTGCCACGCTGGAGGAGGGGGTGGCCAAGGCCAATGACACGGATTTTGGTCTGGCCGCCTATGGGTTTAGCCGCAGCCTGGAGGGGGCTCGGTACCTTGCGGAGAACCTCCGGGCGGGCATGGTGGGGATCAATAGGGGTGCTATCTCCGATCCCGCCGCCCCCTTTGGGGGCATAAAAGAGTCAGGTTTTGGCCGCGAGGGCGGCACCGAGGGGATAGAAGAATACCTGGATACGCGGTATATTGCGCTTTAGACCGCGTGCTTTTCCAGGATCGCGCCTAGTTCGGGCAGGGTGGGCTCGATGATCTTGCTCGCCTTGCCCCGGAGGGCGGAGTAGGCGGTGCCCAGCGGCCCGCCCAGTTTTTCTGCGTGGCGGTCGGCCACGGCGAGTAGGGCATCAATGGCCTGGGCGGAGTGGGCGCCCAGGTAGACGCCGAAGTCTTGTTCTTCCGCAGAATCTGAATAGTCCTGCCACAGCGGATTGAGGGCCTCCACCACGTCCGGCAGGAGGCGAGTGACGCCGCGCGGCACGATCTCAGAGTCCACCTTGCGGGCGGCCTTGAGACCGGTTTTGAGGGTCATTCCCGTCATTCCAGATTGGTTCTGGGCCGTCTTTTCCGCGAAGGTGGAGAGGTCCGCGATGGCGACCGAACGCTGGGGATCCTCAAGAATGGAGTTGAGGGTGGGCATGGGTGCTCCTAGTGATAGAGGAAAGAAAAAGGCGATTCCCACAGTTGAACCCCCTATGGTGGGGAATATCAACAACGGAAATCGCTGATGGTTGTGGACCTTCCGCCACAGTAAATGTCACAAGAATTAACTGTAACCACAACAACCTCAATTCTACCTAAGCGCTACTCAAGGAACAAGTGTGTGCATGAAAAAACCGCCGCGCTCAGCGCGGCGGTTCCTCTGTGTGGTGAAGGTGGGTATTACTTCACCGTGGCGGTGAAGCGCACGGACTCGGTGGAGCCATCGGCGTACTTCACGATCACCGGGATGAAGAGCTTGGAGCCCTTCACGGTACCGGCAGGAGCCGTCACAGTGGCGGTACCGTCCTCGGCCACGGCCACGGTCCAATCGGTGCCCTCGGTGGTGGGAGCGATGTACCGGGTGCCCTCGGGGACGGAGCCGCTCTGCTTTACCTCCACGGACTCACCGGCGGCAACCTCCACGTCCTCGTAGGCGGGGGCGTTCTCGGCGGCATCGGCCATCGGGTTCTCCGGGGCACCGATGGTGGCGTGGAACACCACGTAGTTCACGGAGCTATCGGAGTAGGTGACCTTGATGGGAACCCACACGCCGGTGCCGCGCTTGGCCTCGCCGGACTTCACGGTGAGGGCGCCGGTGGAGGAATCAATGGCAAAGTCCATGCCTGCGTAGGACTCGTGCACCAGCTCGAAGGTGGCACCGTCAAGGTTGCCGCCCTGGACGGTGAGATCCTTGGTCACCTCGCCGCCAAAGGGAACCTCAATGTCCTCGTAGCTCAGTTCCAGCTGCTTGCTGGGGGAATCCTCGGCGGCCACGGCCTTCACCGGCACCTTGTGCTCCTGGGTGGTGCCGTCGGGGAACACCACTACCAGGCCCATGTTCCAATTGCGGCCCACCTTGGCGTCCGCGGGCAGGGTGGCGGTCACGGCACCCTTATCGTCCACCTGGAAGGTCCAGTTGTCCTTGTTCTTCTCGTTCATCACGAACTTGGTGCCGGAGGGAATGGTGCCCTCCACGGTGGGCGTGATGGTGGCGGACTCGCCGGGGGCGATCTCGGTGGCCTCGGTGGGGTAGGTGAGGGTCACGTCATCGCTCTGGGAGGTATCGCCCTTGACCACGGTGGCCACGATGTTGATCTGGCTGTAGTTGGTGGTGGTGCTCACCAGGATCGGCAGGCTCAGGGTGGAGCCGGGGCGACGGCTCTCCTCCGCCTTGATGGTCAGCTTGCCGGTCTTTTCATCGACCTTGTACTCCCAGCCCTCGATCTTCTGATCCGGGGCGATGAAGCGGGCGTTGGGGGCAACGGTGCCCTGGATCTCAAACTCCTGCTCGGTGTTCCAGGGAATCTCCACCTTGTTATCGGTGCCGTAGCTCAGGGTGTCATCGGCGGCGTAGGTGGTAACCTTCGGTGCGTCCTCGGTGGCTTCGACAGCCTCCACGGCCTCGGGGGTTACCTCGGCAACTTCCTGGGTAGCCTCCTCGGCGCCCTCGCCCTGGGTGACTTCCAGAACCTCAACGTCGGTTTGATCGTCGGCAAAGGCCAGGGGGGTGGCAAAGGCCGACCCTGCCAGCGCGAGGGAAATGGCGGCGGCGGAAACGCGCTTGCGCATGTATTTCTTCCTTTTGGGTCGAATTAAAGAGTCAAATGTACTGTTAGAGAATAATAAACGTCAGACCTGCGCTTGTCACGCTGAGCGTGAGGGATAATGAGCAGGTGACGGGGGTGTGGGCGGGGATACAGCGTTGAGATCTTGCAAAATATCCGCTACCACGTGGGAAAACACATCGTTGTGATGCGTGAGCGGGCGCAGCGCGCGGATATGGTCTTGGAGGGTTTTGATCATCTGCGTGAGGCGATGATGCAAAGGTACTCCGTGGAGGCGGGCGCTCGTGGTGGCCGCGCAGGCGGCAAGGGAGGGGTAACTGCGTATGCGGGAATCGGTGTGCGCGCACACCTCGTCCGCGATGAGCACCATCTGTTCAAAACTAAGACCCCTCATGGGTGCAGGCGCCGTTCCGCGTCGAGGTATTCCCGGAGGGATTGGCGGGCGAGGTGGGCCACGTGGGCGTTGTCAAGCATCCTAGTGGCGGCGGCGAGGATGGCGCGGGTGGCGGCCTCCTGTTTGCTGCAATTCTGGGTGCGGGCGAGGAGGCTGAGGGCGCGGTCCTGCTCGTCGGTGAGTCTTAATGTCATGGCCACGGTATCAAGATGATACCGCTAGCGGGGGAGGAATGAGCGTAAAAGGCACTGAGGGCACTAAACTAGGCCGGAGAAGAATCATCATTAAGAAAAGGTGAGTATGAGCGACGATCTGTTTGATCGCGTCC of Corynebacterium sp. 21KM1197 contains these proteins:
- a CDS encoding DUF6918 family protein, coding for MPTLNSILEDPQRSVAIADLSTFAEKTAQNQSGMTGMTLKTGLKAARKVDSEIVPRGVTRLLPDVVEALNPLWQDYSDSAEEQDFGVYLGAHSAQAIDALLAVADRHAEKLGGPLGTAYSALRGKASKIIEPTLPELGAILEKHAV
- a CDS encoding NAD-dependent succinate-semialdehyde dehydrogenase codes for the protein MGPVTLLAADTPTNLWIGAQSRPALSGKTFEVHNPATQEVLAEVADAAAPDALLALDAAVAAQQRWAQVPPREKSRLLSEVFQGIEERSEDFARTMTLEMGKPLAESRGEVAYGNEYFRWFAEEAVRWPGRFQHAPSGSGSILVTRASVGPVLAITPWNFPLAMATRKIAPALAAGCPIILKPAKETPLTMLLLGQVLSEVLPEDCSGLVSILPTTDSSGVASALMADKRLRKITFTGSTGVGKHLVKQSAENLLRTSMELGGNAAFVVAEDADMDMAIDAAMQAKMRNGGEACIAANRFLVHEEIAEEFSRRLSTRMAAIRCGNGLEKGVGLGPMISREQRDKVAELVQEAVAEGATLTTGGEIPDRPGWFYPATVLVNIPEGARILREEIFGPVATVSTFATLEEGVAKANDTDFGLAAYGFSRSLEGARYLAENLRAGMVGINRGAISDPAAPFGGIKESGFGREGGTEGIEEYLDTRYIAL
- a CDS encoding YPDG domain-containing protein, which codes for MRKRVSAAAISLALAGSAFATPLAFADDQTDVEVLEVTQGEGAEEATQEVAEVTPEAVEAVEATEDAPKVTTYAADDTLSYGTDNKVEIPWNTEQEFEIQGTVAPNARFIAPDQKIEGWEYKVDEKTGKLTIKAEESRRPGSTLSLPILVSTTTNYSQINIVATVVKGDTSQSDDVTLTYPTEATEIAPGESATITPTVEGTIPSGTKFVMNEKNKDNWTFQVDDKGAVTATLPADAKVGRNWNMGLVVVFPDGTTQEHKVPVKAVAAEDSPSKQLELSYEDIEVPFGGEVTKDLTVQGGNLDGATFELVHESYAGMDFAIDSSTGALTVKSGEAKRGTGVWVPIKVTYSDSSVNYVVFHATIGAPENPMADAAENAPAYEDVEVAAGESVEVKQSGSVPEGTRYIAPTTEGTDWTVAVAEDGTATVTAPAGTVKGSKLFIPVIVKYADGSTESVRFTATVK
- a CDS encoding CopG family transcriptional regulator, whose product is MAMTLRLTDEQDRALSLLARTQNCSKQEAATRAILAAATRMLDNAHVAHLARQSLREYLDAERRLHP